Proteins encoded by one window of Polyodon spathula isolate WHYD16114869_AA chromosome 16, ASM1765450v1, whole genome shotgun sequence:
- the LOC121329160 gene encoding zinc finger and BTB domain-containing protein 17-like isoform X3: MYMFACKAQPLPQVFESYPQSHYGICSSVLVTLAVNTLFQRPAVMEFHRHSQYILEQFNQQREMGMLCDCTFMVDGVVFKAHKAVLAACSQYFRMLFVEHKEVVDLDISSSEGLGIVLDFMYTGILNLTSETVDNVLAVASFLQMQAVTVSCRVFKSPQKTGAGSVNTGARNTSRFKSLAKKTNAPMRADKVLTWEVQPLSTGETPESVGTGPAGRLTLRLKQEEGQSAVEPAGMEVEQEDSESEETEDEESEIKVEVEEEDEEALVYVDDVCDVDYTPDNSVNDAVSKSCGVRWQGGTKSRRR, translated from the exons ATGTACATGTTTGCATGCAAAGCCCAACCCCTCCCCCAAGTCTTTGAATCCTATCCTCAATCTCACTATGGTATTTGTTCCTCAGTGCTGGTGACCCTAGCAGTGAATACATTATTCCAGCGTCCAGCGGTAATGGAGTTCCACCGACACAGCCAGTATATCCTAGAGCAGTTCAACCAGCAGCGAGAGATGGGGATGCTGTGTGACTGCACCTTCATGGTGGACGGAGTGGTTTTCAAGGCGCACAAGGCGGTGCTGGCGGCCTGCAGCCAGTACTTCAGGATGCTGTTTGTAGAGCACAAGGAAGTGGTTGACCTGGACATTAGTAGCTCAGAAG GCCTCGGCATAGTGCTGGACTTCATGTACACTGGCATATTGAACCTAACCAGTGAAACAGTGGACAACGTGCTTGCAGTCGCTAGCTTTCTACAGATGCAAGCCGTCACAGTCAGCTGCAGGGTTTTCAAATCCCCCCAGAAAACAGGAGCAGGCAGTGTGAATACTG GTGCTCGGAACACAAGCAGGTTCAAGTCTCTagccaaaaaaacaaatgctccaATGCGAGCGGACAAGGTATTGACATGGGAAGTGCAGCCGCTGTCCACAGGGGAGACGCCAGAGAGTGTGGGGACAGGGCCAGCTGGGAGATTAACACTGAGGCTCAAACAGGAAGAAGGACAGTCCGCAGTGGAGCCAGCAGGCATGGAGGTGGAGCAGGAGGACTCTGAGAGCGAGGAGACAGAAGACGAGGAGTCAGAGATTAAAGTTGAGGTTGAGGAGGAAGATGAAGAGGCGCTTGTATATGTGGATGATGTATGTGATGTTGATTACACTCCAG
- the LOC121329160 gene encoding zinc finger and BTB domain-containing protein 17-like isoform X1: MYMFACKAQPLPQVFESYPQSHYGICSSVLVTLAVNTLFQRPAVMEFHRHSQYILEQFNQQREMGMLCDCTFMVDGVVFKAHKAVLAACSQYFRMLFVEHKEVVDLDISSSEGLGIVLDFMYTGILNLTSETVDNVLAVASFLQMQAVTVSCRVFKSPQKTGAGSVNTGARNTSRFKSLAKKTNAPMRADKVLTWEVQPLSTGETPESVGTGPAGRLTLRLKQEEGQSAVEPAGMEVEQEDSESEETEDEESEIKVEVEEEDEEALVYVDDVCDVDYTPGNSSFKGKSAEGDFQSTALQGTKMSSSKGMHGQRFRNKPKHEPHKLTDAERMRLYRQRIKSDPVKYEAYRQYNTMRSRKKRQTMTEEQKERYNTLQKESHVKRKAQRARPTPTTALCRTPLTTEQIAKLQELWHAHREEEQEKNRKRGRKQR, translated from the exons ATGTACATGTTTGCATGCAAAGCCCAACCCCTCCCCCAAGTCTTTGAATCCTATCCTCAATCTCACTATGGTATTTGTTCCTCAGTGCTGGTGACCCTAGCAGTGAATACATTATTCCAGCGTCCAGCGGTAATGGAGTTCCACCGACACAGCCAGTATATCCTAGAGCAGTTCAACCAGCAGCGAGAGATGGGGATGCTGTGTGACTGCACCTTCATGGTGGACGGAGTGGTTTTCAAGGCGCACAAGGCGGTGCTGGCGGCCTGCAGCCAGTACTTCAGGATGCTGTTTGTAGAGCACAAGGAAGTGGTTGACCTGGACATTAGTAGCTCAGAAG GCCTCGGCATAGTGCTGGACTTCATGTACACTGGCATATTGAACCTAACCAGTGAAACAGTGGACAACGTGCTTGCAGTCGCTAGCTTTCTACAGATGCAAGCCGTCACAGTCAGCTGCAGGGTTTTCAAATCCCCCCAGAAAACAGGAGCAGGCAGTGTGAATACTG GTGCTCGGAACACAAGCAGGTTCAAGTCTCTagccaaaaaaacaaatgctccaATGCGAGCGGACAAGGTATTGACATGGGAAGTGCAGCCGCTGTCCACAGGGGAGACGCCAGAGAGTGTGGGGACAGGGCCAGCTGGGAGATTAACACTGAGGCTCAAACAGGAAGAAGGACAGTCCGCAGTGGAGCCAGCAGGCATGGAGGTGGAGCAGGAGGACTCTGAGAGCGAGGAGACAGAAGACGAGGAGTCAGAGATTAAAGTTGAGGTTGAGGAGGAAGATGAAGAGGCGCTTGTATATGTGGATGATGTATGTGATGTTGATTACACTCCAG GGAATTCCAGCTTTAAAGGGAAGTCAGCTGAAGGAGATTTTCAGTCTACGGCTCTGCAAGGAACAAAAATGTCCAGTTCCAAAGGGATGCATGGTCAGCGTTTCAGAAATAAACCCAAACACGAGCCACACAAACTCACAGATGCTGAAAGGATGAGACTGTACAGACAGCGCATCAAAAGCGACCCTGTAAAGTATGAGGCTTATCGCCAGTATAACACAATGCGATCCAGAAAAAAACGACAGACAATGACCGAGGAGCAGAAGGAGAGGTATAACACACTGCAGAAAGAGAGTCACGTGAAGAGAAAAGCTCAGAGGGCCAGACCTACACCCACCACAGCGTTGTGCAGAACTCCTTTAACTACTGAACAGATTGCAAAGTTGCAAGAGCTATGGCACGCCCAcagagaagaggagcaggagaaAAACAGGAAACGGGGAAGAAAGCAGAGATAG
- the LOC121329160 gene encoding zinc finger and BTB domain-containing protein 17-like isoform X2 gives MEFHRHSQYILEQFNQQREMGMLCDCTFMVDGVVFKAHKAVLAACSQYFRMLFVEHKEVVDLDISSSEGLGIVLDFMYTGILNLTSETVDNVLAVASFLQMQAVTVSCRVFKSPQKTGAGSVNTGARNTSRFKSLAKKTNAPMRADKVLTWEVQPLSTGETPESVGTGPAGRLTLRLKQEEGQSAVEPAGMEVEQEDSESEETEDEESEIKVEVEEEDEEALVYVDDVCDVDYTPGNSSFKGKSAEGDFQSTALQGTKMSSSKGMHGQRFRNKPKHEPHKLTDAERMRLYRQRIKSDPVKYEAYRQYNTMRSRKKRQTMTEEQKERYNTLQKESHVKRKAQRARPTPTTALCRTPLTTEQIAKLQELWHAHREEEQEKNRKRGRKQR, from the exons ATGGAGTTCCACCGACACAGCCAGTATATCCTAGAGCAGTTCAACCAGCAGCGAGAGATGGGGATGCTGTGTGACTGCACCTTCATGGTGGACGGAGTGGTTTTCAAGGCGCACAAGGCGGTGCTGGCGGCCTGCAGCCAGTACTTCAGGATGCTGTTTGTAGAGCACAAGGAAGTGGTTGACCTGGACATTAGTAGCTCAGAAG GCCTCGGCATAGTGCTGGACTTCATGTACACTGGCATATTGAACCTAACCAGTGAAACAGTGGACAACGTGCTTGCAGTCGCTAGCTTTCTACAGATGCAAGCCGTCACAGTCAGCTGCAGGGTTTTCAAATCCCCCCAGAAAACAGGAGCAGGCAGTGTGAATACTG GTGCTCGGAACACAAGCAGGTTCAAGTCTCTagccaaaaaaacaaatgctccaATGCGAGCGGACAAGGTATTGACATGGGAAGTGCAGCCGCTGTCCACAGGGGAGACGCCAGAGAGTGTGGGGACAGGGCCAGCTGGGAGATTAACACTGAGGCTCAAACAGGAAGAAGGACAGTCCGCAGTGGAGCCAGCAGGCATGGAGGTGGAGCAGGAGGACTCTGAGAGCGAGGAGACAGAAGACGAGGAGTCAGAGATTAAAGTTGAGGTTGAGGAGGAAGATGAAGAGGCGCTTGTATATGTGGATGATGTATGTGATGTTGATTACACTCCAG GGAATTCCAGCTTTAAAGGGAAGTCAGCTGAAGGAGATTTTCAGTCTACGGCTCTGCAAGGAACAAAAATGTCCAGTTCCAAAGGGATGCATGGTCAGCGTTTCAGAAATAAACCCAAACACGAGCCACACAAACTCACAGATGCTGAAAGGATGAGACTGTACAGACAGCGCATCAAAAGCGACCCTGTAAAGTATGAGGCTTATCGCCAGTATAACACAATGCGATCCAGAAAAAAACGACAGACAATGACCGAGGAGCAGAAGGAGAGGTATAACACACTGCAGAAAGAGAGTCACGTGAAGAGAAAAGCTCAGAGGGCCAGACCTACACCCACCACAGCGTTGTGCAGAACTCCTTTAACTACTGAACAGATTGCAAAGTTGCAAGAGCTATGGCACGCCCAcagagaagaggagcaggagaaAAACAGGAAACGGGGAAGAAAGCAGAGATAG